From a single Vibrio toranzoniae genomic region:
- the der gene encoding ribosome biogenesis GTPase Der: MVPVVALVGRPNVGKSTLFNRLTRTRDALVADFPGLTRDRKYGHAHFSEHEFIVIDTGGIDGTEDGVETKMAEQSLAAIDEADVVLFMVDGRAGLTPSDVAIAKHLRQLEKPSMLVVNKVDGIDPDAASADFWQLGVEDMYQIAAAHGRGVTALIDLALNPFAEALKAENGEVSDLTEFEDEEEEQVDFTEEEAEEEFQRLQDQPIKLAIIGRPNVGKSTLTNRILGEERVVVYDMPGTTRDSIYIPMQRDEREYVLIDTAGVRRRKNINETVEKFSVVKTLKAIEDANVVLLLIDARENISDQDLSLLGFALNAGRSIVIAVNKWDGLDSDVKDRVKKELDRRLGFVDFARIHFISALHGTGVGHLFESVQEAYKSATTRVGTSVLTRIMKMATDDHQPPMVRGRRVKLKYAHAGGYNPPIIVIHGNQVRNLPDSYKRFLMNYYRRSLEIMGTPIRIQFQNSENPFEAKTNKLTISQERKRKRKRMMSMMKGRK, from the coding sequence ATGGTACCTGTTGTTGCTCTAGTAGGGCGTCCGAACGTAGGTAAATCTACGTTATTTAACCGATTGACTCGAACTCGTGATGCATTGGTTGCGGATTTTCCTGGCTTAACGCGTGACCGTAAATATGGCCATGCTCATTTTAGTGAGCATGAGTTTATTGTTATCGACACTGGTGGTATCGATGGTACTGAAGATGGTGTTGAAACTAAAATGGCTGAACAGTCGCTAGCAGCGATTGACGAGGCTGATGTTGTCCTATTTATGGTAGATGGCCGTGCGGGCCTAACACCTTCAGATGTGGCAATTGCTAAGCACCTTCGTCAGCTAGAGAAGCCTTCAATGCTAGTAGTTAACAAGGTTGATGGTATTGACCCTGATGCTGCAAGTGCTGACTTCTGGCAGCTAGGTGTAGAAGACATGTATCAAATCGCCGCGGCACACGGTCGTGGTGTAACAGCGCTGATTGATCTGGCTCTTAATCCGTTCGCCGAAGCTTTAAAAGCTGAGAATGGCGAAGTTAGCGATTTAACTGAGTTTGAAGACGAAGAAGAAGAGCAAGTTGATTTCACTGAAGAAGAGGCTGAAGAAGAATTCCAGCGTCTTCAAGATCAACCGATTAAGTTAGCGATCATTGGTCGTCCTAACGTAGGCAAATCAACACTCACTAACCGTATTCTTGGTGAAGAGCGTGTGGTTGTTTACGATATGCCAGGTACAACTCGCGATTCTATTTATATCCCAATGCAGCGTGATGAGCGTGAATACGTTCTAATTGATACTGCGGGTGTTCGTCGTCGTAAAAACATCAATGAAACCGTAGAAAAGTTCTCTGTAGTAAAAACATTGAAAGCGATTGAAGATGCTAACGTTGTATTGCTGCTTATTGATGCCCGTGAAAACATCTCTGATCAAGATCTAAGCTTGTTAGGCTTTGCGTTGAACGCGGGTCGTTCAATCGTGATTGCAGTAAACAAATGGGATGGCCTAGATAGCGACGTTAAAGATCGCGTTAAGAAAGAGCTAGACCGTCGTTTAGGTTTCGTCGATTTTGCACGTATTCACTTTATCTCTGCACTTCACGGTACAGGTGTGGGTCACTTGTTTGAGTCTGTTCAAGAAGCTTACAAGTCAGCGACGACTCGTGTTGGTACTTCTGTTCTAACTCGTATCATGAAGATGGCAACTGATGATCACCAACCGCCTATGGTTCGTGGCCGTCGTGTTAAACTAAAATACGCGCACGCTGGTGGCTATAACCCACCGATTATCGTTATCCACGGTAACCAAGTACGTAACTTGCCAGATTCATACAAGCGATTCCTGATGAACTACTACCGTCGTTCACTAGAGATTATGGGTACACCAATTCGCATTCAATTCCAGAACAGCGAGAACCCATTTGAAGCTAAGACTAACAAGCTAACAATCTCTCAAGAACGTAAACGTAAGCGTAAGCGTATGATGAGCATGATGAAAGGCCGTAAGTAG
- a CDS encoding zinc ribbon domain-containing protein, whose protein sequence is MSENICPKCQSELGWDGKYHCESCQAHFTKVGLCPECSSQLEKLQACGAASYFCNGDCNELKSKSRVKFEFQAAD, encoded by the coding sequence ATGAGTGAAAATATCTGCCCTAAGTGCCAGTCAGAGCTAGGCTGGGATGGTAAGTACCACTGTGAAAGTTGTCAGGCTCACTTTACTAAAGTGGGGCTTTGCCCAGAGTGCAGCAGCCAACTTGAGAAGCTTCAAGCTTGTGGGGCTGCGAGCTATTTCTGTAATGGCGATTGCAACGAGCTTAAATCGAAGTCGAGAGTAAAGTTCGAGTTTCAAGCTGCGGATTAG
- the urtA gene encoding urea ABC transporter substrate-binding protein has translation MNKVFNLSLAALCTTLSFSSASVLAADETIKVGVLHSLSGTMAISETTLKDTVLMLIEEQNKKGGLLGKKLEPVVVDPASNWPLFAEKARELIEKEKVDVVFGGWTSVSRKSMLPVFEELNSILFYPVQYEGEESSKNVFYTGAAPNQQAIPAVDYLMEELEVERWVLAGTDYVYPRTTNKILEAYLKDKGVAEEDIMINYTPFGHSDWQSIVSDIKKFGEAGKKTAVVSTVNGDANVPFYKELGAQGISSEDIPVIAFSVGEEELSGMDTEPLVGHLAAWNYFMSVDTEANEEFVETWQSFIKSEKRVTNDPMEAHYVGFNMWTQAVTNAGTTDPESVQDALIGVSVPNLSGGYSTMLPNHHITKPVLIGEIQDDGQFDIVWETTGLVAGDAWSSYLPESAKLFSSWSKPFSCGAFNVETKKCSGGN, from the coding sequence ATGAACAAGGTGTTCAATTTATCGCTAGCTGCACTGTGTACAACACTTTCATTTTCTTCTGCATCAGTACTTGCGGCTGACGAGACCATCAAGGTCGGTGTTCTACACTCACTCTCTGGCACTATGGCGATCAGTGAGACCACGCTAAAAGATACCGTGCTAATGCTTATTGAAGAGCAGAACAAAAAAGGCGGTTTGCTTGGCAAGAAGCTAGAGCCTGTAGTCGTTGACCCCGCGTCAAACTGGCCGCTATTTGCTGAAAAAGCGCGTGAGCTTATCGAAAAAGAGAAAGTCGATGTGGTTTTCGGTGGTTGGACATCGGTATCGCGTAAATCTATGTTGCCAGTATTTGAAGAGCTCAACAGCATCCTTTTCTACCCAGTTCAGTATGAAGGTGAAGAGTCTTCGAAAAATGTTTTCTACACTGGCGCTGCGCCAAACCAACAGGCGATTCCAGCCGTCGATTACTTGATGGAAGAGCTTGAAGTTGAACGTTGGGTACTAGCAGGCACCGATTACGTTTATCCACGTACCACCAATAAGATCTTAGAGGCTTACCTAAAAGATAAAGGTGTCGCAGAAGAAGACATTATGATCAACTACACGCCATTTGGTCACTCTGATTGGCAATCTATCGTTTCAGACATCAAAAAGTTCGGTGAAGCGGGCAAGAAAACCGCTGTGGTTTCTACTGTGAACGGCGATGCGAACGTTCCTTTCTATAAAGAGCTTGGCGCTCAAGGCATTTCATCTGAAGACATCCCGGTAATTGCATTCTCTGTTGGTGAAGAAGAGCTGTCAGGCATGGACACTGAACCACTGGTTGGTCACCTAGCGGCTTGGAACTACTTCATGAGTGTTGATACCGAAGCCAATGAAGAGTTCGTTGAAACGTGGCAGTCATTCATCAAGAGTGAAAAGCGTGTCACCAACGATCCAATGGAAGCGCACTATGTTGGCTTCAACATGTGGACGCAAGCGGTAACCAACGCGGGCACAACCGATCCTGAATCTGTACAAGATGCCTTAATTGGCGTGTCGGTTCCTAACCTTTCTGGCGGCTACTCAACCATGCTGCCAAACCACCACATCACGAAACCCGTCCTGATCGGTGAGATCCAAGACGATGGTCAATTCGATATCGTTTGGGAAACCACTGGTCTTGTTGCGGGCGATGCTTGGTCGAGCTACTTACCTGAATCAGCGAAGCTGTTCTCTAGTTGGTCGAAGCCATTCTCATGTGGTGCGTTTAACGTCGAAACCAAGAAGTGTTCTGGCGGTAACTAG
- the urtB gene encoding urea ABC transporter permease subunit UrtB, whose product MKNVLNVFKVLLLMAVSAQLAFAGITDEASFTKALVGKKTSDKELAIDWVIEAQTGDVSKPILDGWLNGNLYYFNDKQSEQYKKLYLIQSIKTAMVAQSAWDDSSLNIENARQFKKVRVNNKLRGILRGEIASIGLNSSKSDVRYKAVLDLLGTKDSDIIDRLAVLRTSESEGKVAELMDLSLAIFTSLDKSATVDDRVASIDRVGDFKHSVVLKTLNKLLNSEQDPKVLAAAERAMDDYQQSQALYSGVETVFFGLSLGSVLVLAGIGLAITFGVMGVINMAHGELIMIGAYTTYVLQLLMPNHIGLALILSIPAAFIVSGLVGIVIERSVIRHLYGRPLETLLATFGISLILQQAVRSIFSPLNRSVSTPEWMSGALQLNPMLSLTYNRLYIILFCGLVFMGLLMVLKKTPLGLQVRAVSQNRGMARAMGIRSERVDAMTFGLGSGVAGVAGVALSQLTNVGPNMGQAYIIDSFMVVVFGGVGNLWGTLVAGLSLGLFNKILEPWAGAVLAKILVLVFIILFIQKRPRGLFPQRGRAAEG is encoded by the coding sequence ATGAAAAACGTATTGAACGTATTTAAGGTGCTATTGCTTATGGCAGTCAGCGCTCAGTTGGCTTTTGCTGGAATAACGGATGAAGCTAGCTTTACCAAGGCGCTAGTTGGTAAGAAAACATCGGATAAAGAATTGGCTATCGATTGGGTTATTGAGGCGCAAACGGGAGACGTGTCGAAACCTATTTTGGATGGCTGGTTAAATGGTAATCTCTATTACTTCAATGACAAACAGAGCGAGCAGTACAAAAAGCTCTACCTTATTCAGAGCATCAAAACAGCGATGGTAGCTCAGTCGGCATGGGATGATTCAAGCCTCAATATCGAGAATGCTAGACAGTTCAAAAAAGTTCGCGTGAACAACAAGCTTCGCGGGATCTTGCGTGGGGAAATCGCCTCGATTGGACTGAATAGCAGTAAATCAGACGTGCGTTACAAAGCGGTTTTGGATCTGCTCGGTACCAAAGATTCTGACATTATCGATCGTTTAGCTGTACTCAGAACCAGTGAATCAGAGGGGAAAGTCGCTGAGTTAATGGACTTGTCGTTAGCCATATTTACCTCTCTTGATAAGAGTGCCACGGTTGACGATCGTGTGGCTTCGATTGACCGAGTTGGCGACTTCAAACATTCAGTGGTACTCAAAACCTTGAATAAACTGCTCAACAGCGAACAAGATCCAAAGGTCTTGGCTGCAGCTGAGCGTGCAATGGACGATTATCAACAGAGCCAAGCGCTGTATTCTGGTGTCGAAACCGTATTCTTCGGTTTGAGCTTAGGTTCAGTCTTGGTGCTGGCGGGTATAGGTTTAGCGATCACCTTTGGTGTGATGGGCGTGATTAACATGGCTCATGGTGAACTGATCATGATTGGTGCTTACACCACCTATGTATTGCAACTGCTAATGCCGAATCACATCGGTTTAGCGCTCATTCTCTCTATTCCTGCAGCGTTTATTGTGTCTGGCTTAGTGGGTATTGTGATTGAGCGGAGTGTGATTCGCCATCTTTACGGACGCCCATTAGAAACCTTACTTGCGACCTTCGGTATCAGCTTGATCTTACAGCAAGCCGTTCGCTCTATTTTCTCTCCACTTAACCGCTCAGTGAGCACGCCTGAATGGATGTCTGGCGCACTTCAATTAAACCCAATGTTGTCCCTGACCTACAACCGCTTATATATCATCCTTTTCTGTGGCTTGGTGTTTATGGGGCTATTGATGGTTCTGAAAAAGACACCACTAGGTTTGCAAGTTCGTGCGGTTTCTCAAAACCGTGGCATGGCGCGTGCGATGGGGATTCGTTCTGAGCGAGTTGATGCGATGACCTTTGGTTTAGGCTCAGGTGTCGCGGGTGTCGCGGGTGTGGCACTGTCTCAATTGACTAACGTTGGCCCGAATATGGGGCAAGCGTACATCATCGATTCTTTCATGGTGGTGGTATTCGGTGGAGTCGGCAACTTGTGGGGCACACTCGTCGCAGGTCTGAGTCTTGGTTTGTTCAATAAGATCTTAGAGCCTTGGGCTGGCGCAGTACTTGCCAAGATTCTAGTACTGGTTTTCATCATTCTATTTATTCAAAAACGCCCACGCGGATTGTTCCCGCAACGTGGCCGTGCGGCTGAAGGTTAA
- the urtC gene encoding urea ABC transporter permease subunit UrtC gives MQSKSFVLSAMRGDKGGQLTIFAILAAVILIPLANTMLPSGHPLHVETFTISLMGKYLSYAMLALALDLVWGYLGILSLGHGAFFALGGYAMGMYLMRQIGDRGVYGDLILPDFMVFLDWSVLPWFWQGFDQFWFACLMVMLVPGALAYLFGHLAFRSRVSGVYLSIMTQALTYALMLAFFRNEMGFGGNNGLTDFKDIIGLSLQSDAVKIGLFVATGISLILSYIACRMVVTSRLGRVALAIRDTESRTRFMGYDVDGIKLWVFVLSAVIAGIAGALYVPQVGIINPGEFAPLNSIEIVVWVALGGRATLFGAIVGALIINYAKSWFTVEFPEVWLFALGGLFVLSTMYFPQGVIGFVSEKWQQLRKVSNGKNQGKDKDDQHKAKEVIA, from the coding sequence ATGCAGTCAAAATCATTTGTACTTTCGGCAATGCGTGGTGACAAAGGTGGCCAACTGACCATCTTTGCCATTCTTGCGGCCGTGATTCTTATCCCACTGGCTAACACCATGTTACCAAGTGGGCACCCACTTCATGTTGAGACTTTCACTATCTCACTGATGGGCAAATACCTGAGCTACGCAATGTTGGCGCTGGCGCTCGATCTTGTATGGGGCTATCTCGGCATATTGAGCCTAGGCCACGGCGCTTTCTTTGCGCTTGGCGGTTATGCGATGGGCATGTACTTAATGCGTCAGATTGGTGACCGTGGGGTTTATGGTGATCTAATCTTGCCTGACTTCATGGTGTTTCTTGATTGGTCTGTGTTGCCATGGTTTTGGCAGGGCTTCGATCAGTTTTGGTTCGCCTGTTTAATGGTCATGTTAGTGCCGGGTGCTTTGGCTTACCTGTTTGGTCATCTTGCTTTCCGTTCCCGAGTGTCTGGAGTTTATCTTTCTATCATGACTCAAGCGTTAACTTACGCATTGATGCTGGCATTTTTTCGCAACGAGATGGGTTTTGGTGGCAATAACGGACTGACGGACTTTAAAGACATCATCGGTCTGAGCTTGCAGAGTGATGCCGTTAAGATTGGCCTGTTTGTCGCGACGGGCATCTCACTCATTCTCAGTTACATCGCGTGTCGCATGGTAGTGACGAGTCGATTAGGTCGTGTGGCACTGGCGATACGTGATACCGAGTCTCGCACTCGCTTTATGGGTTACGACGTTGATGGCATCAAGTTGTGGGTCTTCGTTTTGTCTGCGGTTATCGCGGGTATTGCTGGTGCGTTATATGTGCCTCAAGTCGGCATCATCAACCCTGGAGAGTTTGCGCCGCTTAACTCGATTGAGATTGTAGTTTGGGTTGCCTTGGGCGGTCGTGCCACTCTGTTTGGTGCCATCGTTGGGGCTCTGATCATCAACTACGCCAAGAGCTGGTTTACCGTTGAATTTCCAGAAGTGTGGTTATTCGCTCTCGGTGGTCTATTCGTACTCTCAACCATGTACTTCCCACAAGGTGTGATTGGCTTTGTCAGTGAAAAATGGCAGCAGCTGCGCAAGGTATCAAATGGGAAAAACCAAGGTAAAGATAAGGATGATCAGCACAAGGCCAAGGAGGTAATCGCATGA
- the urtD gene encoding urea ABC transporter ATP-binding protein UrtD, which translates to MTTFNSVKESVQAFTRRDEVFDYLKPDIHPAIDTRHNVLLYVEGVNKSFDGFQAINDLNLYIKEGELRCIIGPNGAGKTTMMDIITGKTKPDTGEVWLGSNINLLKMNEAEIANAGVGRKFQKPTVIECLTVWQNLELAMAGDRSVWATFTAVMSGEQKDKLTSVLELIHLKDEAANLSGNLSHGQKQWLEIGMLLMQNPKLLLVDEPVAGMTHQEMDRTSELLNSLAGKHSVVVVEHDMDFVRSIASHVTVLHQGHVLAEGTMDQVQVHPEVKQVYLGE; encoded by the coding sequence ATGACCACATTTAATAGCGTAAAGGAATCGGTTCAGGCGTTCACTCGTCGAGACGAAGTGTTTGATTACCTCAAACCCGATATTCATCCTGCCATCGATACTCGCCATAACGTGCTGTTGTATGTCGAAGGCGTCAACAAAAGCTTCGATGGTTTTCAAGCGATAAACGACCTCAACCTTTATATCAAAGAGGGCGAATTGCGCTGCATCATCGGTCCTAATGGCGCAGGTAAAACCACCATGATGGATATCATCACCGGGAAAACTAAGCCGGATACAGGTGAAGTGTGGCTAGGTTCGAACATCAATCTACTCAAGATGAATGAAGCTGAAATTGCCAATGCAGGCGTTGGGCGTAAATTCCAAAAGCCGACGGTGATTGAATGCTTAACCGTGTGGCAAAACCTTGAGTTGGCGATGGCCGGTGATCGCTCAGTATGGGCGACTTTCACTGCGGTGATGTCTGGTGAGCAGAAAGACAAACTGACCTCGGTACTTGAGTTGATTCACCTCAAAGACGAAGCCGCGAATTTGTCGGGCAACCTGTCACATGGGCAAAAGCAGTGGTTAGAGATCGGTATGTTGCTGATGCAAAACCCTAAGCTGTTGCTGGTGGATGAACCCGTTGCAGGTATGACTCACCAAGAGATGGATCGCACTTCTGAGTTACTCAACTCACTGGCAGGTAAGCACTCGGTGGTTGTGGTTGAGCACGATATGGATTTCGTTCGTTCGATTGCTAGCCATGTCACCGTGCTTCATCAAGGTCACGTGTTGGCAGAAGGCACCATGGACCAAGTGCAGGTTCACCCTGAAGTTAAACAAGTTTATCTCGGAGAATAG
- the urtE gene encoding urea ABC transporter ATP-binding subunit UrtE, whose translation MLEVKSVNQYYGESHTLWDLDMQIPEGKCTVLMGRNGVGKTTLLQCIMGLVTVKSGDISLSGESLLKTDAEDRSRQGIGYVPQGRQIFPMLTVQENLEVGLPIREKGDRKIPEFIFDIFPVLKEMLHRRGGDLSGGQQQQLAIGRALVVNPKLLILDEPTEGIQPNIVQEIGDIIRMLNEKMGLTVLLVEQKLPFARKVGDRFCILDRGRQVAEGEMTGLDESLIKEYLTV comes from the coding sequence ATGTTAGAGGTTAAATCAGTCAATCAATATTACGGTGAGAGCCACACCTTGTGGGATTTGGACATGCAGATCCCAGAGGGTAAATGCACGGTGTTAATGGGGCGCAATGGCGTCGGTAAAACGACTCTTCTGCAATGCATTATGGGGCTAGTTACAGTCAAAAGTGGTGACATTTCGTTATCGGGTGAATCGCTGCTGAAAACCGATGCCGAAGATCGCTCACGCCAAGGGATAGGCTATGTGCCACAAGGTCGCCAGATATTCCCAATGCTTACGGTTCAAGAAAACCTAGAAGTTGGCTTGCCGATTAGAGAAAAGGGCGACCGTAAGATCCCCGAATTCATCTTCGATATCTTCCCAGTGTTAAAAGAGATGCTGCATCGCCGCGGTGGTGACTTGTCCGGTGGCCAACAACAACAATTGGCGATTGGGCGTGCGCTGGTGGTTAATCCCAAGCTATTGATCTTGGATGAACCGACAGAAGGTATTCAGCCTAATATTGTGCAAGAAATTGGTGACATTATTCGCATGCTCAACGAGAAGATGGGGCTTACGGTTCTGTTGGTTGAGCAGAAGCTGCCATTTGCGAGAAAGGTCGGTGACCGCTTCTGTATTCTCGACCGTGGGCGCCAAGTGGCAGAAGGTGAAATGACAGGGCTCGATGAGTCCTTGATTAAGGAGTACCTAACCGTATGA
- a CDS encoding urease accessory protein UreD: MNSLFSPNEVRNASLVEALSLNDTIEQDIRDGWQASLNLTFVDRGDKTVLKNRQQSGPLAVQRPLYPDGETCHTYLLHPPGGVVGGDTLNIEVTVESGAHTLITTPGATKFYRSNNKYAKQKQTLRVKKGARLEWMPQENIFFPNAHVRLDTEVRLEKGAQFWGWEMHCFGRPAQNEGFERGHLVGKTEIYLDNQRLLTEGFNFHGGDKLMINMGLLDYSMMGTFYITSNEKQDLELVQSLLLSITQQASQQSVTSKTSSEPTLIMGATQIEGLIVVRALGYWSEDILQAFGQIWQATRSHLCGTTPDLPRIWAT; the protein is encoded by the coding sequence ATGAATTCTCTCTTTTCTCCGAATGAAGTAAGGAACGCTTCTTTAGTAGAAGCCTTGTCTCTGAATGACACCATTGAACAAGATATTCGAGACGGTTGGCAAGCGAGCTTAAACCTCACTTTTGTCGACCGTGGTGATAAAACCGTTTTAAAGAATCGTCAGCAGTCTGGTCCGCTTGCGGTGCAACGCCCCCTGTATCCTGATGGGGAAACGTGTCACACCTACTTACTTCATCCCCCCGGCGGAGTGGTAGGTGGTGACACTCTCAATATTGAGGTAACCGTAGAAAGCGGTGCTCATACGTTGATCACCACACCCGGTGCGACCAAGTTTTACCGCTCAAATAACAAATACGCCAAGCAGAAGCAAACCCTTCGAGTGAAGAAAGGCGCACGTTTAGAGTGGATGCCACAAGAGAATATCTTTTTTCCTAATGCACACGTTCGCCTAGACACTGAAGTTCGCCTAGAAAAGGGTGCACAGTTTTGGGGTTGGGAGATGCACTGTTTTGGACGACCTGCACAGAATGAGGGATTTGAGCGTGGTCACCTTGTAGGGAAAACGGAAATCTATCTTGATAATCAAAGGCTTCTTACGGAAGGTTTTAATTTTCATGGCGGTGATAAGTTGATGATAAATATGGGGTTACTTGATTATTCAATGATGGGAACTTTTTATATCACTTCAAATGAGAAGCAAGATTTAGAGTTGGTACAGAGTTTGCTCTTATCTATTACACAGCAAGCTTCACAGCAATCAGTTACATCAAAAACATCGAGTGAACCCACATTAATAATGGGAGCGACTCAGATAGAAGGATTGATTGTGGTGCGAGCCTTGGGTTATTGGAGTGAAGACATCCTCCAAGCCTTTGGTCAGATATGGCAAGCAACTCGCTCTCATTTATGTGGTACGACTCCTGACTTACCAAGGATTTGGGCAACTTAG
- the ureA gene encoding urease subunit gamma, with the protein MELTPREKDKLLIFCAGMLAQQRKQKGLKLNYPESIALISSAILEGAREGKTVSELMDFGRTLLTVDDVMEGIPSMIPDVQVEATFPDGTKLVTVHEPIV; encoded by the coding sequence ATGGAATTAACACCAAGAGAAAAAGATAAGCTACTTATCTTCTGCGCAGGAATGCTGGCACAGCAGCGTAAACAAAAAGGCTTAAAACTCAACTATCCAGAATCTATTGCACTGATCAGCAGTGCGATTCTTGAAGGTGCCCGCGAGGGGAAAACCGTTTCGGAATTGATGGATTTTGGGCGCACACTGCTTACTGTCGATGACGTTATGGAGGGGATCCCTTCGATGATCCCTGATGTACAAGTCGAAGCGACTTTTCCTGATGGCACCAAGTTGGTGACCGTTCATGAACCTATCGTGTAG
- a CDS encoding urease subunit beta: MAGSTKQYSGFVPGKVETAPGDITLNEGRDTTSIKVQNIGDRPVQIGSHYHFYEANPSLIFDREATKGFRLNIPAGTATRFEPGQSRSVELVRYAGKLEIYGFQGKVMGKL; encoded by the coding sequence ATGGCTGGTTCCACCAAACAATACTCAGGCTTCGTTCCCGGAAAAGTAGAAACGGCTCCTGGTGACATCACCTTAAATGAAGGCCGAGACACGACGTCCATTAAGGTGCAAAACATTGGCGATCGTCCTGTTCAAATTGGCTCCCATTACCACTTCTATGAAGCAAACCCTTCGCTGATCTTTGACCGAGAAGCGACTAAAGGTTTTCGACTTAATATCCCTGCAGGCACCGCCACCCGTTTTGAACCGGGTCAGTCGCGCAGTGTCGAGTTAGTACGTTACGCCGGTAAGTTAGAGATCTACGGCTTCCAAGGGAAAGTGATGGGTAAGCTCTAA
- the ureC gene encoding urease subunit alpha, with amino-acid sequence MAKISKQAYAEMFGPTIGDRVRLADTDLWLEVEKDYTVYGDEVKFGGGKVIRDGQGQSQRPSAETPDLVITNAIVLDYWGIVKADVAIKDGRVQALGKAGNPDVQPGVDIVIGPGTEILAGEGSILTAGGIDSHIHFICPQQIEEALASGVTTMIGGGTGPNTGTNATTCTPGPWNMHRMLESLDQFPMNFGLLGKGNASQPEALREQVAAGAVGLKLHEDWGTTPASIDTCLSVADEMDVQVAIHTDTLNESGFVESTLGAIGDRVIHTYHTEGAGGGHAPDIIRAAGEPNVLPSSTNPTRPYTVNTVDEHLDMLMVCHHLSPSISEDVAFAESRIRRETIAAEDILHDLGAFSMIASDSQAMGRVGEVVTRTWQTAHKMKVQRGSLKEDSDYSDNFRLRRYVAKYTINPAITHGMAHEIGSIEAGKLADLVLWKPAFFGVKPSVILKGGMIAMAPMGDPNASIPTPQPVHYRSMFGSYGKACQNTSMLFVSKEAKAQNIDKQLGLQSLIGVVSNCRNISKADMKLNDWMPKIEVDSQTYQVRADGELLTCEPAEVLPMAQRYFLF; translated from the coding sequence ATGGCGAAGATATCCAAACAGGCTTACGCCGAAATGTTTGGGCCAACAATCGGAGACCGAGTGCGTCTTGCTGACACCGATTTATGGCTAGAAGTTGAAAAGGATTACACCGTGTACGGCGACGAAGTGAAGTTCGGCGGCGGTAAAGTGATTCGTGATGGGCAAGGGCAAAGCCAACGTCCAAGTGCCGAAACACCAGACTTGGTGATCACCAACGCGATTGTTTTGGACTACTGGGGCATTGTAAAAGCGGATGTCGCTATCAAAGACGGCCGAGTTCAAGCGTTGGGTAAAGCGGGCAACCCAGACGTTCAACCGGGTGTCGATATTGTGATTGGCCCGGGTACGGAAATTTTAGCCGGCGAAGGTTCGATCCTCACTGCGGGTGGCATCGACTCACACATCCACTTTATCTGTCCGCAGCAGATTGAAGAAGCATTGGCATCGGGTGTGACAACCATGATAGGCGGTGGCACGGGGCCAAACACCGGTACTAACGCAACCACATGTACACCGGGTCCGTGGAACATGCACCGTATGTTGGAATCGCTCGATCAGTTCCCAATGAACTTTGGTTTACTCGGGAAAGGCAATGCTAGCCAACCGGAAGCATTGCGTGAGCAAGTGGCAGCGGGCGCAGTGGGTTTGAAGTTGCATGAAGACTGGGGAACAACACCCGCGTCAATTGATACTTGCTTGAGCGTCGCCGATGAGATGGACGTACAAGTTGCGATTCACACCGATACGCTAAATGAATCGGGTTTTGTTGAATCGACACTTGGCGCCATCGGTGATCGCGTGATTCATACCTACCACACGGAAGGTGCCGGTGGTGGTCATGCTCCCGATATTATTCGGGCTGCAGGTGAGCCGAACGTTCTGCCTTCTTCTACCAACCCGACACGACCTTATACCGTCAATACGGTCGATGAGCACTTAGATATGCTGATGGTGTGTCATCACCTTTCACCGTCGATTTCTGAAGATGTGGCGTTCGCCGAGTCGCGTATTCGTCGTGAAACCATTGCCGCTGAAGACATTCTTCATGATTTAGGTGCGTTCTCGATGATCGCTTCTGATTCACAAGCGATGGGGCGCGTAGGCGAGGTGGTAACCCGTACTTGGCAAACCGCACACAAGATGAAAGTTCAGCGTGGCAGCCTAAAAGAAGATTCCGACTACAGCGATAACTTCCGCCTAAGACGTTATGTCGCTAAGTACACCATTAATCCTGCGATCACGCACGGCATGGCCCATGAGATCGGCTCTATCGAAGCAGGGAAATTAGCTGACCTAGTGCTGTGGAAGCCCGCTTTCTTTGGTGTGAAACCGAGTGTCATTTTGAAAGGCGGCATGATCGCGATGGCACCAATGGGTGATCCTAACGCTTCAATCCCAACCCCTCAGCCAGTTCACTATCGCTCAATGTTTGGTAGCTATGGCAAGGCATGTCAGAACACATCGATGCTGTTCGTTTCCAAGGAAGCCAAAGCACAGAATATCGATAAGCAGTTGGGGTTACAGAGTTTGATTGGCGTAGTCAGCAATTGCCGAAACATCAGCAAAGCGGACATGAAGCTTAACGATTGGATGCCGAAGATCGAAGTCGATTCTCAGACGTATCAAGTGCGCGCTGATGGCGAACTGTTGACGTGTGAGCCAGCTGAAGTATTGCCAATGGCTCAGAGATACTTTCTATTTTAA